In Streptomyces sp. HUAS ZL42, the DNA window TGGGGCATCTCGCTCACCTCGACCCCGCACCCGGTCTCCGTCGGTGAGCAGTGGCGGCAGTGGTTCGGCGCGATCGGGCTGATCCTCGCCACGTACGGCACGCTGATGCTCAACTTCTGCGACTTCTCCCGCTTCGCCCCCGACTACAAGACCGTCCGGCGCGGCAACTTCTGGGGCCTGCCCATCAACTCGACGGCCTTCGTGGTCGTTTCGGTGATCGTCACGGCCGGCTCGCTGGAGGTGTTCGGCGAGGCGATCACGGACCCCGCGGAGCTGGTCGCCAAGGTCGGCAACACCTGGGTGCTGGTCCTGGCGGCGTTCACCTTCGCCGTCGCCACCATGGGCGTCAACATCGTCGCCAACTTCGTCTCACCGGCGTACGACCTCGCCAACGTCTGGCCGCAGAAGATCACCTTCAAGATCGGCGGCATGATCAGCACGGTTGCGGCGCTGGTCGTGACCCCCTGGAACCTCTTCTCCAACCCCACCGTCGTCAACTACTTCCTCGGCGGCCTCGGCGCCTTCCTGGGCCCGCTGTTCGGCGTGATCATGGTCGATTACTACTGGGTCAAGCGCGGCCGCGTCGACGTGAACGAACTGTTCGACGCCCGCCCCGGCTCCCGCTACTACTACCGCAAGGGCGTCAACCCCAAGGCGCTGTGGGCGTTCCTGCCGTCGGCCGGTGTCGCGGCGGTGCTCGCGCTGGTGAAGACGTTCAGCGATGTCGCACCGTACTCGTGGTTCATCGGGACGGCGCTGGCGGCGGGGCTGTATCTGGCGCTCTGCCGCAGCGAGCGGACGGCTGCAGCCGCTGTTCCCGAGAAGCCCGTGGAGGCATGAGCGGCGTGCGGATCGTCGTCACCAACTGCAACACCACGCAGGAGATGACCGAGGAGATCGTACGAGGTGCCCGGGCCGCGGCCGGCCCGGGCACCACCGTGACCGGACTGACCCCGGCATGGGGACCCGAGTCCGCGGAGGGCTGGCTCGACAGCTACCTGTCCGCCGCGGCGGTCATCGACCTGCTGCGGACGTACGACGGTCCCGCGTACGACGCCGTCGTCATGGCCGGCTTCGGGGAGCACGGACGCGAGGGCGTACGGGAACTGGTGGACGTACCGGTCGTCGACATCACCGAGGCCGCGGCACACCTGGCGTGTCTGCTCGGGCGACGGTACGGCGTCGTCACCACCCTCGAGCGGTCCTGCGGGCAGATCGAGGACAGCCTGGAGACGGCCGGGGTCGGCCGCAACTGCGTCGCCGTGGTCGGCACGGGCCTGAGCGTCCTCGACCTCGGCGACGGGGACCCGGCCCGCACGGAGGCGGCATTCCTGGCGGCCGCCGAGCGGGCGCGGGAGGCCGGTGCCGAGGTGCTGGTGCTGGGGTGCGCCGGGATGACGGGGCTGCAGCGGGCGGTGGGGCAGAAGCTGGGGGTTCCGGTGGTCGACGGGGTGGGAGCCGCCGTGAAGCTCGCGGAGTCGCTGGTGGGGCTGGGACTGACCACGAGCCGGGTGGGAAGTTATGCCAAGCCGTTGCCGAAGCGGAGGGTGTGGCGGGCGCGGTCGGAGTGAGTGCGAGGGTGCGGTAACGGCCCCTGCGACCGGCTCACGGCCGCCACACATACCGCACGTCGGGCTCCTTCTCCTCGTTGTCCAGCCCGTCCGTGTACTCCACGGCGACGAATCCGTGCCGCTCGTAGAAGCGGTGGGCGGGCTTGTTGACCTGGAACGTCCACAGGGCCAGCCCCTGTGGACTGCGTTCCTTGGCGAGCGCGACGAACCGGTCCCCGATGCCGCGCCCGCGCCAGTCGGGGTCCAGGTAGAGCTGGGACAACAACTCCCCGTCGAGCACCATGAGCCCCACGATTCGGCCGCCGTGCCCGTGCGCGGCCTCGGCCACCCACGTCTCGCGCGACGGCACCACCACGTCCCGGATGTAGTCGCGCACCTCGTCGTCCGAGCGCGGCCGGACGACCGTGGGCAGCGCGGCGCCGAAGGAACGGAGATAGACGTCTGCCGTGGCGGCGGCGTCGGCGGGGGTGGCGCGGCGAAGACCGACCGACGGCTCGGAACTCACGGACGTGCCTCTTCCGGCTCCGGTACGACGGCGGTGGCAGTGATCTCCACGAGTTGCCCGGTGTACCCCAGGCAGGCGACCCCGATCAGGGTCGAGGAGTGCGGACCGGAACTGAGCCCGGATGCCTCGACGACGTCCCACACGGCGGACAGCACCGAGGTCTCACTGCTCACCACGTACACGTCGGTGGACACGACGTGGGCCAAGTCGCTTCCGACCGCTCGCAGTTGCTCCTCGAGATTGGCGATCACCTGCTCGGCCTGGCGCACGGGATCTCCCTCCCCGACCAGCTTCCCGCCCCCGTCGATCGGCACGGAACCGGCGAGGAAGGCGAGCCTGCTGCCGGCCTCGACGACGGAGGCATGGGAGTAGGTGGGCGGCGGGAAGAGGCCGGGGACGGTGACGCGCCGGATCATGCTGCTCCTCGAAGCGGCTCGGGGGCTTCGGACGACCTGCCGATCCTCCGGGGCGACGGCCATGACCGCATCCGATTTTCGGGGCGACTCCACCCGAGACGACGGCGAGCGTGAAAACCGTTGGACAGGCGACCGACCCGCCGTCACCCTTGCCCCCGTGGCCGCAGGCCGCAGCCTGGGAGCCCAGGAGGTCTGCTGTGTCACGCACCGCCCACCATGTCCCCACCAGGCACCGCACCCACCCCGCCTACTGGCCGCTCGGCACGGCGGGCCCCTGCACCGGCCATGTCCTGACGGAACTTCGGTACGCCGAGAACGACTTGACCCAGGCCGAGCGTGACGGCCGCCGTCCCACACCGACCCTCGTCGTGCGGAGCTTCGCCGCGTACACCTATCCCCGCGCACTGAACGAGCGGCTGAGCAGCCCGTACGAGTCCACGGCCAGGGCCGCGCTGCGGGCCTTCCGTACGTCCGCCCGCAAACACCTGCGCGCCGCCCGCGCGGACACCCTCCTCCTTGCCGCCGAAGAACTGGACCACCCACCGACCCGTCACCGACACCGTGACCTCTGGGAAGCGTGACCCACAGCCGTGAACTCCCTCACCGACCCGGTCTTCCTCGACACCGCCGCCGACCGCCTCGCCGCCCTCCCCACCGTCCAGGCCGTCGCCCTTGGCGGCTCCCGGGCGCAGGGCACGCACCGGCCCGGCAGCGACTGGGACCTGGCCGTCTACTACCGCGGCCCTTTCGACCTCGCTGACCTGCGAGCCCTCGGCTGGGAGGGCGAGGTCTCCGAGATCGGCGGCTGGGGCGGCGGTGTCTTCAACGGCGGTGCCTGGCTGACGATCGACGGCCGGCGCGTCGACGTGCACTACCGCGACCTCGACGTGGTCGAGCACGAGATGGCGGAGGCGGAGGAGGGGCGGTTCCGGGTGGAGCCGCTGCTGTTCCATCTCGCGGGGATTCCCAGTTACCTCGTCGTCGCGGAGCTGGCGATCAATCAGGTGTTGCGGGGTGAGCTCCCGCGGCCCGGCGCCTATCCGGAGAAGCTGCGCGTCTCCGCCGCCGAGCGCTGGCGCGGGACGGCCCACGCAACCCTTGCCTACGCACAGGCCAACCATGTTCCTGCGGGACGGCTGACAGAGGTGGTGGGGGCCATTGCCACGGCGGCCGTGCAGGCCGGGCACGGCGTGCTGGCCGGGCGCGGGGAGTGGGTGACGAATGAGAAGCGGTTGCTGGAACGCGCCGGACTGAGGGACGTCGACGGCATCATCGCCGAGTTGGGGAGTACTGGCTCCGGCGAATTGAAGAACGGGGTGGAAAGGGCGCAGGCGCTCTTGACGCGCGCCGGGCATTCCTGCCCCGAATAATCCTTCGAAACAAGGCAGTTGCCGCTGCTACCGTCCTTCTCGTGGCGAAACTCAATCAGATCATCGCAGTCGAGAAGGGCATCAAGTCCAAGGCCCACCAGGACCTGACGGCCGCTCATCACGGGCTGCAGAAGCCCGCGTTGCTGGCCGGCATCTCACGGACGTACCAGCCGAAGGACGAGGAGGGCGAGCAGCTGCCGCCCGAGTCGACGCGGGTGCAGGTGAAGGCCGAGGACGTGCTGCGGGAGACCGCGGCCACCCTGACCCGGCTGTTCGACGTGACCGCCACGAAGGACTGGGCCAACTGCACCGCCCGCGCCGATGTGAAGGTGGACGGGCGGGTGCTCGTCGCCGACGTTCCGGTGTCCTACCTGCTCTTCCTCGAGAAGCAGCTCGTCGACCTCAACACCTTCGTACGGAAGCTGCCCGTCCTCGACGCCTCCGAGTCCTGGGTGCAGGACCCGTCGACCGACGCGTGGAAGACCGAGCCGGTGCGGACGCTGCGCACCAAGAAGGTGCCCCGCAACCATGTGAAGGCGGAGGCGACCGACAAGCACCCGGCCCAGGTCGAGGTGTACTACGAGGACATCCCCGTCGGGTACTGGACCACCGTGAAGTTCTCCGGTGCCCTGCCCGCGCGGCGCGTCAACGAACTCCTCGACCGGGTCGAGAAGTTGCAGCAGGCCGTGAAATTCGCCCGCGAAGAGGCGAACGGCGTCGACGTCGTCGACCAGCGCGTCGGTGACGCCGTGTTCGGCTACCTGTTCGGGTAGCCTTGAAGACTCCCCGGTCCTTTGCGACCGGGGTGCGCGAGGAGCGCAAGCTGAAGCTGAAGCTTGTCGTGACTGCGCGGTTCCAGTGGAGGTTCGAATCCTCCCCGCGGCATCAAAACGTCATCACACACCGTGCCGCGGTAGCCCAATCCGGCAGAGGCAGACCGCGATCAATCTCAGACTCTCGCTCCAGACTCAGCATTCGCCGCCGATCGCCGGATCGACCGGGCCCGGGCCCCAGTACGTCGAAATGCCGGTTCAAGTCCGGCCCGCGCAGCTCGATGTGCGGTGGTCCAAAGGCAGGACGCGACGACATCATGACTGACCTGGGTTCTCAAGCGTGCCGGCGTGCGACATGGGCGGCTCCACAGGGGCCGGGGGCAGGCTACGCCCCCGGTCCCGCTTTCGTTCCCGCGACTCCCGCTTTCGTCCCCGCCGCCGCCCGACGGGAATTGCGTTCATAAAGAACGCGGGTTTCAGGCGAATTGTCACGCCCCGGAAACGCAACCGCCCCATTCCCTCCAAGACCCCGCCCTACCGTGGACACCACAGCCCGGCCACCGTCGCCCGAAGGCCCACCCCGCCCTCTCCGACAGGAGCCTTGTGTCCCGCCGCGTCACCCTCGCCCTGCCGCCCTGGCTCGCCCACACCCTGCGTACCCAGCGGGGACCCGTGCCCTGGAACGCGGTGGTCAGAGGGGCGTTGGCGAGCGGTCCGCTGCTGGTCGCAGCCTTGGTGTCCGGCCGTATCTCCCTCGGCGTCGTGGCCGCCATCGCCGCGATGCTCGCCGGGATCAACGACCGGCCCGGCAGCCGACGGGCCTCGGTCAGGCGTCTCGGTGTGCCCGCGCTGGCCGGATCGCTGGGGCTGCTGATCGGGACGTACGCAGGGGACCACGTCGGTGCCGTCGCGTTGACCTTCGTCCTGACCGGGCTCGGGCTCGTCGCGGGAGGCATCAGCGCCATCGGGCCCGTTGCCTCCGGCGCGGCCACGCAACTGCTCGTCGCCTCCGCCATCGGTGCCGGCATGCCCCTGCCCGCGCCCGGGTGGCAGCGGGCGCTCGCCTTCCTCGTGGGAGCCGGATGGCTGCTCGCGCTGAGGCTCGTGCTGCCCACGCCCGGTGCGCTCGCCGGTGACTTCCGGTTCGACGGGGAGCGGGACGCGGTGGCCGGCGTGTACGACGCCGTCGCGGACCTGCTCGACGCCGTAGGCACCGAGCACGCCACCGTCCGGCGCGCCGCGCTCACCGCCGCCCTCGACCACGCACAGGACGCCCTCGCCGGGCCCCGGCTGCGGCGGTACGCCAGCTCCGCGGCCGAGCGGCGGCTGCATGCGCAGTACGCCGCCGCGCTGCCCCTCGCCGAGGCGGCGACCGCGCTCGCCTGGGCGGGGGAGGCCGTGACCGGGCGGGCCTCCGAAGGGCCCCGGCGGCTCGCCGCCGCCCTGCGCGGCGGCACGCACACCGGGCCGCTGCCCGCGCCTCACCGGTCGGCGCCCGCCCTGCGCGCCCTCGACGACGCCCTGCTGCGCGCCGCCGAGGCCTTCGACCAGGGCGAGGGCGGCGATCTGCACACACGTCCGCGTACCGCAGGGGACCTGTTCCGCACCGCCTTCGGGGCCGGCGGGCGCGAGTACGGGATCCGGGTCGCCCTCTGCTTCGGGGCCAGCGCCGCCTTCGCGCAGGCCCAGTACCACTCGCACTGGTACGGACAGCACGCCCACTGGTACTGGCTGCCCGCCACCGCCGTCTTCCTCGTCAAGCCCGACCTCGGGCCGCTCGCGTCCCGTGTCCTGTGCCGTGCCGCGGGGACCGTCCTCGGAGCGCTCCTCTTCGCCGGGTTCGCCGCCGTGCTGCCCCGGCCGGAAGGGCTGATCGCGCTCGTCGCGGTCAGTGGTGCCCTCATCCCCGCGGCCACCCGACACTTCGCCGCGCAGACCGCCGTCGTCACCGTGCTCGTCCTCGCCCTCGTGATGGTGGGCGGGGAGCCCCAGGCCTCCGCCAGCCGGATCGGGGAGACGCTGCTCGCCTGCGCCATCGTCCTGGTCGTCGGGCACCTGCCGATGCCGGGGGAGCGGGGCGGGGGCGTGCGGGCCAGGCTGGCCGGCGCGGGCAGCGCCGCACACGCCTATCTCGTGCACGTCCTCAGCGAGTCCGACGACCGCGCCGCCCGCTGGACCCTGCGCCGCGAGGCCTACCGCACCCTCGCCGAGGCCCGCACCGCCATCGCCCTCGCCGCCGCCGAACTGCCCGCCCTCGCCCGGCACACCGAGGGCACCGACGAGGTCGCGGCCCTCCTCGAACGGCTCGTCGACACCACGACCGCATGCGCCGTCCACCTCGACGACACCGGCCGGCTGACCGCCCGGCACACCGAGCGGCTCACCGAACTCCTGGACGAACTGGCCACGCGGCGGGAGCGGGTGGGACTACGGGCTCGCGAGATCCCCGGCCTGCCCATCGCCGTCTAGGGCAGGGGAAGTCAGGGCAGGGAAGTCAGGGCAGGGAAGTCAGGTCAGGGAAGTCAGGTCAGGCCGCGTCAGCCGATCCGTATCCACACCGGCGCGTGGTCCGAGCCCGGTGTTCCGACCCGGCCCGCGGGGTCCTCGCCCACCGACGGAAGGTCGAGGGCTTCGTCCTGCCGGTCGGGCAGGCCCGTCCCCGCCTGCGTGATGCGGTGGACCAGCCGGTGGCTGGTCAGTATGTGGTCGATCAGCTCCGCGCGCTTGAAACTGACGCGCGAGAAGCGCCGATCGGCGGGGATCCGCGGGGCGACGTTCCACAGCCGCGCCGCGTCTCCCTTGTCCGGCGTCTCGAAGGCGTGTTTGTCCTGCTCCTCGAGCGTGGACCCGGGCGGCCCGACCAGGATCTGCGTGGTCGCGGCGTACACCACGTCGTTCATGTCGCCGAGGACCATCACGTCCCGCTCCCGCCCGTCCCCCGCGAGCAGCTTGTCCGCGAGGATGCGCAGAGTCGCCGCCTCAGCGGCCCGCCGGTAGAGGGCGTACGCGCCGAAGCGGGCCCGTTCGGCCTCGTCGAGTGGCTGGAAGCGCTTGTTCGGGTACGACAGCAGCTTCGACTTGAGGTGGGCGACGGCCACATGCAGAGGTCCGTGGTCACCGTCGGTCTCCACCGCCAGCAAGCCGCGGCTCGTCTCCTTCTCCTTGTCCTCGGGGTTCTGGCCGTCGAGGGTCTGCACGGGGTCCAGCCCGGGCGCGAACGCGGTCACGTCGTGCCTCACCCGCAACTCCCGCCGGCTGAGGAAGCCGACGCGGATGCCCCGGCGGTCGGCGTGCTCGGAGAGCGCCGTGTGCCACTCCCCGCCCACCGCCTTGACCAGATCGTGCAGCGCCTCTTCCTGCTTGACCTCCTGGACGCCCAGCAGCGCCGGGTCGAGCGCGGTGATCACGGAGGCGAGGGCCTCCACCTTCGCCTCGTACTCGGCTTCGGTCCTGGGGGCGCCGTCGCCGCTGTCCGGCAGCATCAGATTCTCGAGATTCCACGTACCGACGAGCATGTCGGGCCCCTTCCAGAAGCCGTGCGACGGGCGGTGGTGAGGCCAGGGTGCACGCGCCCGCGCCGCCGGGACAGGGCGGCGACGGGATGCGCGGTTCACCCCCTGCGAGGGCACGACGGCGTCGTACGGTGCCTGCATGACGCCTTCTCCCGCCGGTCTCATCATCACCCGGTGCACGGTGCTCACGCACGACGATCATGAGCGGATCGGGTTCGCGGAGGATGCCGCGATCGTCGTACGGGACGGGGCCGTCGAGGCGGTGGTGAGCAGCGCGGAGGCCGAGGGGCTGCCCGCCGCCGAACGCATCGACGCCCGCGGCCAGGTCGCGATGCCGGGCCTGATCAACTGTCATACCCACGCCCCGATGGTCGCCCTGCGCGGCATCGCCGAGGACCTGCCCACCGAGGAGTGGTTCAACGACGTCGTGTGGCCCGTCGAGTCCAACCTCACCGAGAAGGACGTCGAGTTGGGCGCCCGGCTCGCCTGCGCCGAGATGATCCGCGGCGGCGTCACCTGTTTCGCCGACCACTACTTCGCCATGGACGCGGTCGCCGCCGTCGTCGCCGAGTGCGGGATCCGCGCCCACCTCGGGGAGGCGTACTTCTCCTCGCAGGGGCAGCAAGGGCGGGAGAACTCACTGGAGTTCGCGCTGCGGCACCGCGGGGGCGCAGGCGGCCGCATCACCACCGCCCTCGCCCCGCACGCCCCTTACACCGTCACCGACGCCGACCTCGCCGCCACCGCCGAACTCGCCCGCGACCACGGCCTCCCGGTGCACATCCACGCCTCCGAGAACCGCGACCAGGCCGAGACCAGCCTCGCCCGGCACGGCGTCACACCCGTCGAGGTACTCGAGCGCACCGGACTCCTCGACACCGACACCCTCATCGCCCACGGCACCGGCATCCTCGACCGAGACCTGCCCGTCCTGGAGCGAGCGGGCGGTCGTACGGCCGTCGCGACCGCGCCCCGCGGCTACCTCAAGTTCGCCTGGCCGAGCACCACCCCGGTCCAGGCCCTGCGCGACCTCGGCATCCCGGTGGGACTCGCCACCGACGGCGCCGCCTCCAACAACTCCCTCGACGTGTGGGAGTCGATGGCGCTCACCGCCCTCGTCCAGAAGTCGACCACCGGCGACCCACGCCGGCTCACGTCCCGGGACGCCCTGCACCACGCCACCCTCCAGAGCGCGCGGGCCGTCGGACAGGGCGACCGCCTCGGCAGCATCGCGCCCGGCCGGCGGGCCGACATCGTCCTCGTCGACCTCACCGGGCCGCACACCCAACCCGTCCACGACCTCGCGGCGACCCTCGTCCACAGCGCCCGCTCCTCCGACATCCGCACGACGATCGTCGACGGGCGGATCCTCATGCGCGACCGCGAGCTGCTCACGCTCGACGTCCCCGCGGTGGTGCGGGAACTGGGGGAGCGCATGCCTGCCCTCCTGGACCGGAGCCACGGCCGACGCATCCAGGAGTACGACACCTGAGCCGGCTCCGTGATCACGATGAGTGCGACTTCTGACACGGATGGTGCGCCTGATGTTCGCCACGTGACCGAATCATCACGGTCCGCAGTGAACGAGTGTCAACTACGTCTCAGTCGCGTCACTGACCGAGGCGTTTGGCCCGGGGAAGGCGTTAACTCCTACAAGTACGACGCTTTCTGGAGGTGCAGGGTGGTGAACGGGCGAACAGTGCTCGAACGCTTTCCCGCAGGCGGGCCGCGTGGATCGTGGCCGGCGGAGGAGTTCGCGCACGCGCGGCGTCAGGAGGGACTGGCGGCCGAGGTTGTCATGGACCTCGCGACCGACACGTTCCTGGTGATCGTCCGGGGCGGCGACGTCACGGAGTGACCGTCCTGGCGCAGGAGACGACTCAGCCCGCCTTCGGGGCGGGCAGTTTCGTCGTGAACTGATCCGCCTGAAGCGAGTACAGCTCCGCGTAGATCCCCCCGGTCGCCAGCAGCTCGTCCGGCGTCCCGGACTCCACGAGCCGGCCCTCCTCGAGGACGTGTACCAGGTCCGCGTGGCGCACGGACGCCAGCCGGTGGGTGATGAGGACGACCGTCTGCCCGGTGCCGGCCAGGGCCCGGATCTTCTCGAAGACCTCCAGCTCGGCCCGCGCGTCCAGCGCCGCCGTCGGCTCGTCCACGATCAGGATGCGCCCGCGCCGGTATGCGGCCCGGGCGATGCCGAGCCGCTGCCACTGACCGCCGGACAGCTCGTGCCCGCCACTGAAGTTGCGGGCGAGCAGCGTGTCCAGGCCGCGTGGCAGGTCCGCGACCACCTCCTCCGCACCCGCCTCGGCGACCGCCGAGGCCAGGCGCTCCTCGGTCAGCGGCGCCGAGGAGCGGCCGACGGCGACGTTCACCCGGGCCGTGAACGGCCAGCGTTTGAAGTCCTGCGCGACCATCGCGATGCGTTCGGCCAGCTGGTGCCGGTCCGCGGTCGCCGCGTCCACGTGGTCCCACAGGATCCGGCCGTGGTCCGGTTTGTACAGTCCGGCGAGCAGCTTGACCAGGGTCGTCTTGCCCGAACCGTTCTCTCCTACCAGCGCGACGATCCGTCCGAGCGGCAGGGTGAGGGTGACGTCGTCCAGCGCTGGACGGGCCGCGTCACCCGGGTAGCTGAACGTGACGTTCTCGAAGCGGATCTCCCGCGGATCCTCCGGAAGGGCGGCCCCGCCGACCGGGATGGCCCGCTCGGCAGCCTCCTTGTACAGCCGCTGCAGATCGCCCACGAACAGGGCCTCCTCGTGCAGGGCGTTGACCTCCAGGACGAGGGTGTCCAGGCTTGCCGAGCCGGTGCGGATCGCGATCACCGCCGTCCCCGCCACGGACAGCCCCATCATCCCGGAGACCAGCAACCCGCCCAGCGTCGCGTACGTCGCCACCGTCGCGATGCCCGTCCAGGCCGCCGCGATCAGGCCCGTACGGGCGGCGAGCCGGGCCAGGCGGGCCTGCTCAGCCTCCGCTGTCTCCGACATCGCGCGGAAGTGGCGCAGCAGGAAGGGGCCGACCCCGTGCAGCCGGATCTCCGGGGCGGCCGCCGGTTCTGTGAGCAGGCCGCTGAGCAGGTAGCCGGCGCGGGCGTGCTGCACCCACGTGTGGAAGGACTCGTAGCGGCGGCGCGCGTTCGTCAGCGCGCTCCACGCGCTCGGCAGCGTCATCGTCACCAGCAGCGGGAGCAGGGCCGGGTGCAGCACGGTCAGCACACTCGCGGCGGCGATCAGGGAGATCATCCCGTTCACCAGGCGCGTGGCGTGCGCGATCATGCGCCGGGCGGAGGAGGCACCGTACTGCGCGGTGTCCAGCAGCTTGTGGAACGCGTGGTCCTCGATCGCGGCCAGCTCCACCGTTGCCGCCCGCTCCAGATACCGCTCCGTCGCCACCCGCTCGACCTTGGGCTCCAGGCGGCCGGTGGCGTACGTCGACGCGGCCCTCAGCAGCGTCGCGACGAACATCACGGCGGCCACGGTGATCAGCGCGGGGGCCGCGCCGCGCAGCCGGTCCTCGATCGAGCCGCCGGTCATCAGCCGGGCCAGCACACTGTTCACCGCGAGCAGGCTCACCGCCTGCGCCACGCCCCGACCCGCCTCCGCGGCCAGCACTACGCGCGCGGCACGCCGGTCGGCCTGCCAGGCGAGCCGGAAGCTGGACGCGAGCAGCGAGGGCAGCCGGGTCAGCATGGCGCGGAAGTTCAGCTCCAGGAACGCGTCCGCGTGCTGGTTCCAGCCCATGTCGTAGCGCAGCGGGCCGCCGAAGAGCAGCCGCTCCGACTCGGACACCTCGGGCTTGCCGGCCTCGCGCTTCTTCGCCACCGTACGACCTCCCCCGATCGTGGACGACGGCCCACTATCGCGGGGCGGCCCCGGTCAGGGGAGGGCGCATGGAGGGATGTGGCGAGCGCGCGGGCGTACGCCGGGTCGGGTGCGTGCCACACCGGGATCAGCAGGCCCCCCGCGGAAGGCGGATCACGCGCTGATGGGCCGCGACCACGTCGGTGTCGTCCCCGTCAGCCGGCACAGGGTCAGGTAGAGCGGGATCGGCGGGGTGTACGGAAGCGTGCCGTCCGGCCTGTGGATGAGGCCCGGCGTGGCGTGCGGGGAGCCCGGGACGAGCGCGCCGGTGGCATACCGCGAGGGGGAGGGCCACGGCAGGGCGTAGTCGGAGTCCGAGGGGACGATCCACCACCAGTGCGCCTCGTCGGCGTAGACGCACCCCACCCGTGGCAGCCTGGGCATGACAAGCGGACCCAGCTCGGCGGGCGTGGCCACCGCGTCGCAGCCCAGAGGCGCCCTCATGCCGTCGGGCACGGCCAGCCGACGGGGAGCCGCCTCAGGCGTGCGCAGCCCGCGCCTCGTACGGACGAGCGTGTCCATGCTGAGCACCAGACCCCTGCCGGAAGCGGCGCTCACGCCCTTCCCCAGTCCTGGATTCGCCCGAGCGACGGGATCCCCACGGGCCCCGTCCGGTGGTGGTGCGGGTGGGGGATCAGGCCGGGGGCGTCGGCCGGGTGCCCGCGGCGCGCAGGGGGAATCGTTCCGGCAGCTTCGGCCGGGTTCGGGTGTGTTCGTCCGGTTGGTTCGTGTTCGTCGGCCGTGATTCGGTGCGGGTGTCCGGTGGTCTCGTCTTCGTCGGCCGTGTTTCGGTGCGCGTGCCCGGTGGTCGCGTCTTCGTCGGCCGTGCTCCGAGGCGTCTGCCCGGTGGCCCGGCCTTCGTCGGCCGGGTTCTGGTGCGTCTGTCCGGTGGTCGCGCCTTCGTCGGCCGTGCTCCGAGGCGTCTGCCCGGTGGCCCGGCCTTCGCCGACCGGGATCCGGTGCGCGTGCCCGGTGGTCTCGTGTTCGGTGGCCGTGTTCCGAGGCGTCTGTCCGGTGGTCGCGTCTTCGTCCGCCGCGTTCCGGTGCGCGTGCCCGGTGGTCGCGACTTCATCCGCCGCGTTCCGGTGCGTGTGTCCGGAGGCCTCGTCTTCGGCTTCGCCGGCCGGGCTCCGGTACGCATGCCCGGTCGTCCCGTCCTCGTCCCCCGTGCCGTCGGCCGGGCGGCCCGGCCTGGGGCGGGCGCCCCAGCCCAGGTCGTTGCAGGGCTCGGCGGGATCGAGGGGGGCCGTGGCCTGGCGCGCCAGCTCGGCCCAGACCAGCAGTCCCGGCCCGTGCTCCTGTGCGCCCCAGGAGTGACACAGGGCGTCGACGAGGAGCAGTCCCCTCCCGTGCTCCTCCTCGGGCCGCTGCGGCGACGGATGGGGCTCACCCGGTGCGCAGCCCTCGTCGCGCACGGCTATGCGCACCAGGTCGTCGCCGTCGTGCAGTTCGACGACTACGACATTGCTCGCGGTGTGCACGATCGCGTTGGTCACGAGCTCGGATATGACCAGAGCCGCCGTGTCGCAGGTGTCCTCGCACACCGACCAGCCGGACAGTCGCGCCCGTGTCAGACGTCTGGCCTGCGCGGGGGAACCCGGATGTGCGGCCAGCTCGAAACGGAACCGGCGCTCGGCAGCGGCCCGTTCGGGAACCGCTCCCGCGCTGGCGCCGAAACCGATGGGGCGGCCTGCGGCGGCGTCTGTTCCTAAGGGCGCGGACGGAATCACGCTTGCCACTATCGCCCCGCCGTGAACACTTGGCAAGTGTCACTCTGAAAAATGCAGAGTGCTGTGTGACGCGGTGGAACGCCGTGGCACACTGCTCGCAACAGCATGTCGAGCGGCGCCAGTTGGGATCACCGGAGATCCGCACAGATCTTCGAATGGGTCTTCGAATGG includes these proteins:
- a CDS encoding FUSC family protein; the protein is MSRRVTLALPPWLAHTLRTQRGPVPWNAVVRGALASGPLLVAALVSGRISLGVVAAIAAMLAGINDRPGSRRASVRRLGVPALAGSLGLLIGTYAGDHVGAVALTFVLTGLGLVAGGISAIGPVASGAATQLLVASAIGAGMPLPAPGWQRALAFLVGAGWLLALRLVLPTPGALAGDFRFDGERDAVAGVYDAVADLLDAVGTEHATVRRAALTAALDHAQDALAGPRLRRYASSAAERRLHAQYAAALPLAEAATALAWAGEAVTGRASEGPRRLAAALRGGTHTGPLPAPHRSAPALRALDDALLRAAEAFDQGEGGDLHTRPRTAGDLFRTAFGAGGREYGIRVALCFGASAAFAQAQYHSHWYGQHAHWYWLPATAVFLVKPDLGPLASRVLCRAAGTVLGALLFAGFAAVLPRPEGLIALVAVSGALIPAATRHFAAQTAVVTVLVLALVMVGGEPQASASRIGETLLACAIVLVVGHLPMPGERGGGVRARLAGAGSAAHAYLVHVLSESDDRAARWTLRREAYRTLAEARTAIALAAAELPALARHTEGTDEVAALLERLVDTTTACAVHLDDTGRLTARHTERLTELLDELATRRERVGLRAREIPGLPIAV
- a CDS encoding aspartate/glutamate racemase family protein produces the protein MRIVVTNCNTTQEMTEEIVRGARAAAGPGTTVTGLTPAWGPESAEGWLDSYLSAAAVIDLLRTYDGPAYDAVVMAGFGEHGREGVRELVDVPVVDITEAAAHLACLLGRRYGVVTTLERSCGQIEDSLETAGVGRNCVAVVGTGLSVLDLGDGDPARTEAAFLAAAERAREAGAEVLVLGCAGMTGLQRAVGQKLGVPVVDGVGAAVKLAESLVGLGLTTSRVGSYAKPLPKRRVWRARSE
- a CDS encoding N-acetyltransferase family protein; amino-acid sequence: MSSEPSVGLRRATPADAAATADVYLRSFGAALPTVVRPRSDDEVRDYIRDVVVPSRETWVAEAAHGHGGRIVGLMVLDGELLSQLYLDPDWRGRGIGDRFVALAKERSPQGLALWTFQVNKPAHRFYERHGFVAVEYTDGLDNEEKEPDVRYVWRP
- a CDS encoding RidA family protein, with product MIRRVTVPGLFPPPTYSHASVVEAGSRLAFLAGSVPIDGGGKLVGEGDPVRQAEQVIANLEEQLRAVGSDLAHVVSTDVYVVSSETSVLSAVWDVVEASGLSSGPHSSTLIGVACLGYTGQLVEITATAVVPEPEEARP
- a CDS encoding nucleotidyltransferase domain-containing protein yields the protein MNSLTDPVFLDTAADRLAALPTVQAVALGGSRAQGTHRPGSDWDLAVYYRGPFDLADLRALGWEGEVSEIGGWGGGVFNGGAWLTIDGRRVDVHYRDLDVVEHEMAEAEEGRFRVEPLLFHLAGIPSYLVVAELAINQVLRGELPRPGAYPEKLRVSAAERWRGTAHATLAYAQANHVPAGRLTEVVGAIATAAVQAGHGVLAGRGEWVTNEKRLLERAGLRDVDGIIAELGSTGSGELKNGVERAQALLTRAGHSCPE
- a CDS encoding NCS1 family nucleobase:cation symporter-1, which codes for MSIADRAEATGAPAFVPDPRLTNEDLAPAEKRNWKVFDLFAMWMSDVHNLGNYTFAAGLLVLGMNVWQVFTSLLVGFVLIYIGMNWMGRIGQRHGVPFPVVSRISFGVWGANIPALIRAVIAIMWYGIQTYLASVAVNVMLLAAWPGLESWTHHSFLGLDALGWVSFVSLWLIQAVIISQGMESVRKFQDFCGPAIWLVMIALAIWILAKADWGISLTSTPHPVSVGEQWRQWFGAIGLILATYGTLMLNFCDFSRFAPDYKTVRRGNFWGLPINSTAFVVVSVIVTAGSLEVFGEAITDPAELVAKVGNTWVLVLAAFTFAVATMGVNIVANFVSPAYDLANVWPQKITFKIGGMISTVAALVVTPWNLFSNPTVVNYFLGGLGAFLGPLFGVIMVDYYWVKRGRVDVNELFDARPGSRYYYRKGVNPKALWAFLPSAGVAAVLALVKTFSDVAPYSWFIGTALAAGLYLALCRSERTAAAAVPEKPVEA